In Plectropomus leopardus isolate mb chromosome 20, YSFRI_Pleo_2.0, whole genome shotgun sequence, one DNA window encodes the following:
- the arrdc1b gene encoding arrestin domain-containing protein 1b, translated as MGKLQEFDITFANNKVVYGPGESISGTVKIRTGNSLQYKAIKVNCQGSCGISSKMNDASWTLEEQYFNSTLSVADKGTLAAGEHSFPFQFLIPVATPTSFEGPFGKIIYRVRAAIDTPRFSKDYKAQRPFYLLNLLNLNEVPDIEHPSYAVTTKKFSYLLVKTGTLMLKARSDFRGYIPGQVIKLATEIHNKSGKDTGCVLASLIQKVTYKTKRPVYDLRTIAEVEGAGVKAGKHAEWREQIIVPPLPQSALTGCSLIDIDYFIQVSLKSPDAVVTLPIYIGNIAVNLSPSRTMPSSPDHSAIAPSAAGVTPSAPPVEEEPEEVLCAGGVVSEEIPTKSHSQQDPSGQPVTMSPSAFSHAPGAALPPSHRRPDASAPLFCVSTGATIPFFTEGDVTPVPTSCSLILPPEYSSWDYPHEPPPTYEESCSSANSSFNSRQ; from the exons ATGGGGAAGCTTCAAGAATTTGATATCACTTTTGCCAACAACAAGGTGGTTTACGGTCCGGGAGAGTCCATCAGCGGAACTGTGAAAATACGAACCGGCAACTCGCTGCAGTACAAAG CCATCAAGGTGAACTGTCAGGGATCATGTGGGATCTCCAGCAAAATGAACGACGCCTCGTGGACTCTGGAGGAGCAGTACTTCAACAGCACTTTGTCTGTTGCTGACAAAG GAACCCTGGCAGCAGGTGAACACAGTTTCCCCTTCCAGTTTCTCATCCCAG TTGCTACCCCGACTTCCTTTGAGGGACCCTTTGGGAAGATTATTTATCGCGTGAGGGCGGCCATCGACACACCGCGCTTCTCTAAGGACTACAAAGCCCAGAGGCCCTTCTACCTGCTCAACCTGCTCAACCTCAATGAGGTGCCTGACATTGAG CATCCGAGTTATGCTGTGACCACCAAGAAGTTCAGCTACCTCCTGGTGAAGACGGGGACGCTGATGCTGAAAGCTCGCAGCGACTTCAGGGGTTACATCCCCGGTCAGGTCATCAAGTTAGCCACTGAGATCCACAACAAGTCAGGGAAGGACACAGGATGTGTGCTGGCCAGTCTCATACAG AAAGTGACCTATAAGACCAAGCGGCCTGTGTACGACCTGCGGACCATCGCTGAGGTGGAGGGAGCCGGAGTGAAAGCAGGAAAACATGCAGAGTGGAGAGAGCAGATCATcgtccctcctcttcctcagtcAGCACTGACCGGCTGCAGCCTCATAGACATTGACTACTTCAttcag GTGTCACTAAAATCTCCAGACGCAGTCGTCACTTTGCCTATCTATATCGGGAACATCGCTGTGAACTTGTCTCCGTCGAGGACCATGCCATCCAGTCCGGACCACTCCGCTATCGCACCCAGCGCAGCGGGCGTGACACCCAGCGCCCCACCGGTGGAGGAGGAGCCAGAGGAGGTGCTCTGTGCGGGGGGCGTGGTCAGTGAGGAGATTCCCACCAAGAGTCACTCTCAGCAGGACCCCTCAGGTCAGCCGGTCACCATGTCCCCCAGCGCCTTCAGCCACGCCCCCGGTGCTGCCCTTCCTCCCAGCCACAGACGGCCCGACGCCTCCGCTCCCCTGTTCTGCGTGTCCACCGGGGCCACCATACCTTTCTTCACCGAGGGAGACGTGACTCCTGTCCCCACTTCCTGTTCGCTCATCCTCCCTCCAGAGTACAGCAGCTGGGACTACCCGCATG AGCCCCCACCCACTTACGAGGAAAGCTGCAGTAGCGCCAACTCCAGTTTCAACAGTAGACAATAG